The stretch of DNA ATATATAAGAAGTAGAAACATTAACGAGCTAATGCAAATGCCATATCCTTTTTGATTGTGCAGTTATGTTCTGGGTTCGTATGCTCACTTTATGTGGGATGCcgaggatgatgatgaggatgaagaaGTTGATATGAAAGCATCCAGCAGTCCTGTACCACCTCTGTTTTTCCATGGCGTTATTCCTCTACCGTCTCCTATAGCAGCCGCTTCTTAAGTCAGCTTCAAAGCCTTTATCTTTTCGTGTATGCGTCGTAGACCGTAGTAATATAGCTCTTTAGCCTAAATATTCCTATGTTATATAACCCATTTCACTAACCTAAAAATGACCACAATTAACCCTGAGTTTTCTTTGTTTTACCCTTCTGTACTTGCTAACCATGATAATAGAAAATTTGAATTTCTTTTGTTTGCATTTGTGTTTTCATGTTCTTGGATGTGGGTTTGGTGTTGTGTGCTGATTTCTGAAAACTGTCGTTTTACTGCTTGTCAACTAGACACTCGAACTGATCAATTACATTTCGAGTTTGACTCACAGGTTTGGTCATTTGTGTTGTTTTGTTTCAACTTAATCATGTAGGGCGTTTATCGGGTCAATTGGGATTTGGATTGAGTTCGTTTTGTACTTCATGGATTCGGTTTGGGGTTGGGTCTGGGTTGGATCGATATCGCATCTAGTTAGTAGCtatttggtcattttgttgatctGTTAGTGCTTGAGGTCTAAATAACATGAAGCATATATTGGGTTGTTAGCAAGAGAGGGAAGGCTCCATGTATAGGGCTAAACCCTGCACTGCGGAATGTATGATATCAAAAGCGTCATCGCAATTAAACCCTTCTTGTTTACAGGGGTGCAATTGCAGAGGGCATTACAAGCCTACAATTACATACTAACTTGTTTACTAATACGTTTGTGAGACATGAATCGAACCATGAAGTCCATGTTTAAAGTCGACAAATTCATATTATACCCCGTCTAATTCTATTTTATTTTGTAGACGATTCCATGACTTGGTTAACTATATATAACGACCTCACGCAAAACTGATTCGTAACATGATTTGCTTTCTAAAGTTAAAATAACTATGTCTAGATGTGAACTTAAAATACAATCATACAAAAGTTCATCGATACGGAATATTACACATTGGTTGGAACAAATTTGGAGCTCTAATCCTACCAGACATTCAGCTAATCTCGAAGGAGACTGTTTTTATGCGAGATCTACGTCTTGAACCCTTGTGTATTTCATATAATTTATGGGATCATTAGTCTGCTCGTCTCAGTGTCTCACACATAACCGTCTTATATAAGTTTTTGCGATTAAACGTAGATCTATATGACCCAGAGCCATCCGAGAACAGAACCTCCAACGAGTCCCAACCCAAGGGCCACCGCCATGACAACTGCCACAGTCTCAGCCTCCACCACAGTCACTGATTTAGGCGCTAGTATCATAAGCGCGCTTGTTAGGTACCCGTTGGTTAGACCGAGCATGAATGTCAAAAACACGATCGATGCATCAGTTTCAAGCCACCTTGGTCCATGAAGGCATACTCTAAATGCAGGGTAGAACACAACTCTTCCAAAGCATGCCCATATAACCTTCCCTATATTCTTATTGCTCGGTATAAAGACGGCCGTCAATGATTTCCCCGCAAGGTCGGAAAAGTTGTAGACTACTATGAGCAAAATAGGGTACCAATCACCTAGCACCCGGGATTTTCTATTGTCGTCTGAGATAAATCCCGGGAAAATTGACAGGGTTACGACATAAATTGACAGAATTCCGAATGTTGGACCGAGGATTTTCCGAGCAGTGTTACGGAATTTGGGCTTGATTGTTGATGGgaagtttgtttgattgtttagtTGATTGTAGTGGTTTTGGATTAGTGGTAATGTGAATAACAGGTTGCTGCAGATCATGCATATTAGTAGGATTATTGCACTAACTATGAAGTAGAAATGAGTGCTTGTTTTTAGACCTTGTTGGTTTTCTGGAAGGGATGCCTTTGTTATGACCCTTAGTATTGATACTAGAACCCCTGTAATCACAAATTAGCAACTGAAATTAGATCATTTATTGGAATTATGTCGACCAACATGATCGATTTTACATTGTACATCGACATAAAGTTGAAGAAGAAATTGATGGTCAAAATCGAAACAGGGACCAACGAAAATATTCTCATGAGAAATCAAAGTGTAAAGTTATTTTTAGTAAAATTGATGAGAATATCTTGTGAATTACGACATTTAAGTAAGAACACACATTAGAAAAACCGTTTATATAATGAGAGAGACTCATGCAAGAATAGTATTAGCTTGATCTTTTGATAGTGAGTTATGAGATAGTCGGTTCTGGTCAGGTCATTTTCAGGTTTCAATTATAATCTACACGATAGAGGTGTCGTAATTTTTGAATGTTGGTCAGTTCATTTCAACTCGATATTTGATCTTTTGATCCAAGAGTTCAGTTATTCAGGCCGGTTCATGTGGCGAGGACTCGAGGAGTCAAATTCTAATCCATGAAAGCACACATACATGATAATATGAAATAGAAGAATAAAGGTAAAGTGAGAAGCATAATATAATATAACCTGAGGAAGCAGTTCCAGCAAAAACAGCTTGCATATACTCCTTAGGCAATTGACCAGCAAACCCAATTAAGCTTCCTCCGATCAACCCATCGGCTAAACCACACACCACGACTGAGACTCCAGTCAGTAAGAAGCTCTTATACGGCATAGTAGACCTACAATGAGTCCAATCAATAGTAGGAGCTACCATCATAGCCAAAATGAACATTGAAAACCCAATGTTCATTCTAAGTCTAAGGCTACTCGCTCGAGCTTGAACACCAGCTCGAGATAGTGATACATGTCTCACTACTAGGACTAGCAGGATGAGCAATGAAGAGGACATGTACGCGACAGAAAAGACTCTTTCGACATTTTTTGTTGGGTAGAGTCGGGCAAAATAGTCGATTGCTGTTATGAAGGCATTCCATGGGAGAAGATTTCCTGCTCCTAAGAAGAAATGGAGAATGTAAGCTATTTTGTATGTGTCTTTTACTTGTTGTTGCTCAATAGTTTGTTCCTCTGTATTTTTCATGACTACCATCTTTTTTGCTCTTAAGGAAGGTACTTTGTGAGGCTTGATATTGTCCTTGTGAAATGTTATTTTACCCCTCAAGGATATGTAAGGTACCTATTTATATGTCATAATAAATAGGTTAGAAACTTAGAATTTCTATTTGACAAGGTAATAAGGTATACTATCCTCTTTATTGTATATTTGCACACGACGATTCAAAATTATACCTCGATCATTTTCAgatgaattatactaactaataTTCAAAAGTACTATGATTATGTAACATATCGAAAGGACAATATATTCTAGGTAATCTTATGCCATCCTTTCTCGCATATATGTAAAAAAATTCAGTTTCGTTATATGTGAACAAGTGCCTGTTACTAAATGACGGTATGACGCACTATCATTGCAACAAGTCTCTCTTGTGATGAGTTAAATACTACCacgtgggtagataagacaaaacaaattGCTACTCCCTAGACACTCTTGCTTTTGTCTTAACTACTCACATAGATATTACTTAACCCTTCTTAAATTTGCGATGAATATgctcgtcacaaatgagaatttgtgctatcATTATCCCATTTGTGTTCCCATTTGTGTTGATTGGTATAGGTAAGTAGTAAGGACTAAAGGACATGAACAACAAAAGGAATATGAGAAAACACCATTAGAAGGACCTCAAATATCATATAAAGTAGTTATAAGGACCTTAATTTTCATTGTGTAGCTTTAAGGACCTCAAAATTACTTCTTGACCAAACTACCCTTGTGCATTAACATATATACTctatattttgtgattttatggTACTTGCTAGATTTTTCTGATTCAATACCATTATTAGATTGAACACTAATAAAATCGAACAAATGTGACGGATTTATTTTTCTACGGAGAGCCAAATCACTTGTTCGGGATTAGACAAAACATCGAATGTATTTTAGATAAATTTTCATTTATCAGACTAAATTATGTATGTTGTCAAATTAAATATTTAGCATATTTATTACATCATAAAATAATATTGCCAAATTCGAACAAAAGATGTTACGtgatttataataatattttggtaatttaatttaaaaataatCATCATATATTCACTATTAAGAAAAGCGTTAAAAGCAAATCGTTCCCGCTGCAAAATGACCTATATCCATCGTTAAAAGTATTTTGCGATAGAAAAGTCGTCGCAAATGGTCAATCAAGATTTTTCCTTACAAATAAGAGTTTGCTACAATTTACTATTTTTCTAAGAAAATTCTGTATTAAACAAAtattgacaatttttttttcaaacaagtaAGTTAAAGACGGTTCATAAAGCACAGATTTTTTTTCAATCTAATAATGGTGTCTGACAAAAATAAAGCTAATACCACAAAATTGCATATATATGTCAATATGCAAGGGTATTTTAGTCACAAGTAATTTTAAGGTTCTTAAAGCTACCCAATAAAAATTGAGGtccttaggccctgttcttttggacttaaagtcacttaatttaagttcacttcagatcctataagttcgattcgattcgattcgagatcctataagttgattcgattcgagatcctataagttcgattcgattcgatcttataagttgattcgaatcctataagttcgattcgattcgattcgatcctataagttcgattcagatcctatacctcacttaatttaagttcgattcgaatcctataagttcgattcgattcgagatcctataagttgattcgagatcctataagtttagttgattcgattcgagatcctataagttaagttcagttaagttcagatcctataagttcagtttagttcagatcagATTAGTTTCAGTttaaaagaacagggccttaaagCCACATTGTATGATATTCTAGGTCCTTCTACTTGTGTTTACTCAAAGGAATATACTTGATGTGGTAACTTTTTTTGATTCTCCCAAATAAGTTGTTGCAATGAGCTCCATTGAAAGAGCATGTTGGGTGGATCATAAATTTGATTTCAATAGACAGCTCTTATAGTTATCTATATTTTcgatttgattgattgattttgaAGAATTTATATAGTGGGGACTTACAATTGGAAGGGTGTTATTACAAACTCTTTTGACCAAATAAAGCCTTGTTCTTCATCCAGCCTAAG from Silene latifolia isolate original U9 population chromosome 10, ASM4854445v1, whole genome shotgun sequence encodes:
- the LOC141606017 gene encoding equilibrative nucleotide transporter 8 — translated: MVVMKNTEEQTIEQQQVKDTYKIAYILHFFLGAGNLLPWNAFITAIDYFARLYPTKNVERVFSVAYMSSSLLILLVLVVRHVSLSRAGVQARASSLRLRMNIGFSMFILAMMVAPTIDWTHCRSTMPYKSFLLTGVSVVVCGLADGLIGGSLIGFAGQLPKEYMQAVFAGTASSGVLVSILRVITKASLPENQQGLKTSTHFYFIVSAIILLICMICSNLLFTLPLIQNHYNQLNNQTNFPSTIKPKFRNTARKILGPTFGILSIYVVTLSIFPGFISDDNRKSRVLGDWYPILLIVVYNFSDLAGKSLTAVFIPSNKNIGKVIWACFGRVVFYPAFRVCLHGPRWLETDASIVFLTFMLGLTNGYLTSALMILAPKSVTVVEAETVAVVMAVALGLGLVGGSVLGWLWVI